Proteins found in one Lonchura striata isolate bLonStr1 chromosome 25, bLonStr1.mat, whole genome shotgun sequence genomic segment:
- the HOXB3 gene encoding homeobox protein Hox-B3, whose amino-acid sequence MQKTSYYDGSTLFGGYSYGSAAAANGFGYEDAQPPFQASSHVENDFQRSSCSLQSLGKNKELNGSCMRPGEPPASPDGGSGQAGAGKSAPGKSGPAAGAGISKQIFPWMKESRQNSKQKSGSPSAESCGGGGGEKSPPSSSASKRARTAYTSAQLVELEKEFHFNRYLCRPRRVEMANLLNLSERQIKIWFQNRRMKYKKDQRSKGVGGSSSGGPSPAGSPPQPAHASAGFLGALHPMSAAYEAPSPPSFGKAPQNAYHANVANAAYQAPAKGCPSQHKYAGAASAADYEPHVLQADGVAYGPAGVPGSPAYAAGNFADALPASGPALYGLGHLPQHRAAGVDYAGVAPGQPHGPCDGHGAYAELPALHAASQGRIQEAPKLTHL is encoded by the exons ATGCAGAAGACCTCGTACTACGACGGCTCCACGCTCTTCGGGGGTTACTCCTacggcagcgccgccgccgccaatGGGTTCGGCTACGAGGACGCCCAGCCGCCTTTCCAGGCCTCTTCCCACGTGGAGAACGACTTCCAGAGgtcctcctgctccctgcagtcCCTCGGCAAGAATAAGGAGCTCAACGGGAGCTGCATGCGGCCCGGCGAGCCGCCGGCGTCGCCCGACGGCGGCAGCGGCCAGGCCGGCGCGGGGAAGAGCGCGCCCGGCAAATCCGGCCCGGCTGCCGGCGCCGGCATCTCCAAGCAGATCTTCCCCTGGATGAAGGAGTCGAGGCAGAATTCCAAGCAGAAGAGCGGCTCGCCCAGCGCAG AAtcctgcggcggcggcggcggcgagaaAAGCCCCCCGAGCTCCTCGGCGTCCAAGCGGGCGCGCACGGCCTACACCAGCGCGCAGCtggtggagctggagaaggaattccaCTTCAACCGCTACCTGTGCCGGCCGCGGCGCGTGGAGATGGCCAACCTGCTGAACCTCAGCGAGCGCCAGATCAAGATCTGGTTCCAGAACAGGAGGATGAAGTACAAAAAGGATCAGAGGTCCAAAGGCGTGGGCGGCTCTTCCTCCGGGGGCCCTTCCCCGGCGGGCAGCCCCCCGCAGCCCGCGCACGCCTCGGCGGGGTTCCTGGGCGCCCTGCACCCCATGAGCGCCGCCTACGAGGCGCCGTCGCCGCCTTCCTTCGGCAAAGCCCCCCAGAACGCCTACCACGCCAACGTGGCCAACGCCGCCTACCAGGCGCCCGCCAAGGGCTGCCCGAGCCAGCACAAGTACGCCGGGGCGGCGTCGGCGGCCGACTACGAGCCGCACGTGCTGCAGGCCGACGGCGTGGCCTACGGGCCGGCCGGCGTGCCGGGCAGCCCCGCGTACGCCGCCGGGAACTTCGCGGATGCTCTGCCCGCCTCGGGCCCGGCGCTCTACGGCCTCGGCCACCTCCCGCAGCACCGCGCCGCCGGCGTGGACTACGCCGGGGTGGCGCCGGGCCAGCCCCACGGACCGTGCGACGGCCACGGCGCCTACGCGGAGCTCCCGGCGCTCCACGCCGCTTCTCAGGGCAGGATCCAAGAGGCGCCCAAGCTCACCCACCTGTGA